Proteins from one Triticum aestivum cultivar Chinese Spring chromosome 7A, IWGSC CS RefSeq v2.1, whole genome shotgun sequence genomic window:
- the LOC123147128 gene encoding expansin-like A4 → MAALPQLLLTLFPAAAAVLILLLASAPAARASSATYRCGWCPRRSTASILPPDAGALTGAACGYGGPAAAETAVDEGFHIAAVSAGFFRGGRACGACYQLRCRGRSACAKDGVKVVVVGEVPDTNKTEAGRFLLTKDTFAAMATPDRGAELADAALDVDFRRIPCVYKSKNLAVKVEETSSRDQGYLALRFLYQGGQTDIAAVEVAQAVTGSSGTNSDAAPLPTSWQYMTRREASPSVWRTSRVPAGPLRLRLVVTAGSGGKWLRADWAVLPAEWQPGEVYDTGLRVTDVAANTCGGASCSATDEGDDAPMTRSPCMRPRMSQ, encoded by the coding sequence ATGGCCGCCTTGCCGCAGCTGCTTCTGACCCTCTTCCCCGCGGCGGCTGCCGTCCTGATCCTGCTGCTCGCCTCGGCGCCGGCCGCGCGGGCCTCGTCGGCGACGTACCGCTGCGGCTGGTGCCCGCGCAGGTCCACCGCGTCCATCCTCCCTCCCGACGCCGGCGCGCTCACCGGGGCCGCGTGCGGGTACGGtggcccggcggcggcggagacggccGTCGACGAGGGCTTCCACATTGCCGCCGTCAGCGCCGGTTTCTTCCGCGGCGGCCGGGCGTGCGGCGCCTGCTACCAGCTGAGGTGCAGGGGCCGGAGCGCGTGCGCGAAGGATGGCGTCAAGGTCGTCGTCGTAGGCGAAGTGCCGGACACGAACAAGACAGAAGCTGGCCGCTTTCTGCTCACCAAGGACACCTTTGCCGCCATGGCCACGCCAGACCGTGGCGCCGAGCTCGCGGACGCGGCCCTCGACGTGGACTTCAGGAGGATTCCCTGCGTGTACAAGAGCAAGAACCTGGCCGTTAAAGTAGAGGAGACGAGCAGCAGGGACCAGGGCTACCTCGCCCTCCGCTTCCTCTACCAGGGCGGCCAGACCGACATCGCCGCCGTCGAGGTCGCGCAGGCGGTCACCGGTTCTAGCGGCACCAACAGCGACGCAGCACCGTTGCCAACATCGTGGCAGTACATGACCCGGCGCGAGGCGTCCCCCTCGGTGTGGCGCACGTCGCGCGTGCCGGCCGGTCCGCTGCGGCTCCGGCTCGTGGTCACCGCGGGCTCCGGCGGCAAGTGGCTGCGCGCCGACTGGGCGGTGCTCCCCGCTGAGTGGCAGCCCGGCGAGGTCTACGACACCGGTCTGCGCGTCACCGACGTCGCCGCAAACACCTGCGGCGGCGCCTCCTGCTCGGCCACGGACGAGGGCGACGACGCTCCGATGACGCGCTCCCCTTGCATGCGTCCACGGATGAGCCAGTGA